One region of Scophthalmus maximus strain ysfricsl-2021 chromosome 13, ASM2237912v1, whole genome shotgun sequence genomic DNA includes:
- the rpf1 gene encoding ribosome production factor 1, translating to MDISEVPVSLDTKGKKQKHTKPKKKSVSADANGDDGGAEKMENSEEASSFPPTFSVSEIKNKQRRHVMFMKFKQEKRKQKIQLKKKKKKEREALGDKAPPKEVPKTIENQRVYDETTVDPEDEEVAFDEGTDEFSAYFNGITNPKVLITTSDRPRGRTVRFCEQMATVIPNAHVYYRRGLALKRVIPQCVARNFTYLLVINEDRKMPNGMVLCHLPDGPTAHFKVSSVRLRKEMKRRGKDPTEHSPEVILNNFSTRLGHSIGRLFAALFPQDPQFVGRQVATFHNQRDFIFFRFHRYIFKNEKKVGIQELGPRFTLKLRSLQKGTFDSKFGEYEWVLKRHEMDACRRKFQL from the exons ATGGACATCAGCGAGGTCCCCGTCAGTCTGGACACCAAAGGTAAGAAACAGAAGCACACGAAaccgaagaagaagagtgtgagCGCGGACGCAAATGGAGACGACGGCGGAGCGGAGAAGATGGAGAACAGTGAGGAAGCGTCTTCCTTCCCCCCCACCTTCAGTGTGTCCGAAATCAAGAACAAGCAGCGACGACACGTCATGTTCATGAAGTTCaagcaggagaagaggaag CAAAAGAttcagctgaagaagaagaagaaaaaagaaagggaagcgCTCGGTGACAAG GCACCACCTAAAGAGGTCCCGAAGACGATAGAAAACCAGAGGGTGTACGACGAGACCACAGTCGAcccagaggatgaagag GTTGCATTTGACGAGGGAACGGATGAATTTTCTGCCTATTTCAATGGGATCACAAACCCCAAAGTGCTCATCACGACATCAGACAGACCCAGAGGG AGGACGGTGAGGTTTTGCGAGCAGATGGCCACAGTGATCCCAAACGCCCACGTGTACTACAGAAGAGGTTTGGCTCTGAAGAGGGTCATTCCCCAGTGCGTCGCCAGGAACTTCACGTACCTCCTGGTCATCAACGAGGATCGCAAAATGCCCA ACGGTATGGTTCTCTGTCACCTACCTGACGGGCCGACTGCACACTTCAAGGTCAGCAGTGTTCGACTTCGGAAAGAGATGAAG AGACGAGGCAAAGATCCCACCGAACATTCTCCAGAGGTGATCCTGAACAACTTCTCCACACGCCTGGGCCACAGCATTGGCCGTCTGTTCGCCGCTCTCTTTCCTCAAGACCCGCAGTTTGTGGGCCGACAGGTCGCCACCTTCCACAACCAGAGAGACTTCATCTTTTTCAGATTCCACAG GTACATCTTCAAGAATGAGAAGAAAGTTGGCATTCAGGAGCTGGGACCACGCTTCACCCTCAAACTACGCTCTCTCCAGAAAGGCACCTTCGACTCAAAGTTTGGAGAGTACGAGTGGGTCCTTAAG CGCCATGAGATGGATGCCTGCAGACGGAAGTTCCAGCTCTGA
- the ctbs gene encoding di-N-acetylchitobiase, with amino-acid sequence MSWLLVFVSTALGVCGANVCPCESPELCQQIREERDFEVFLFDVGGKTWKFYNWSMVTTVATFGKYDAELMCYAHSEGARVVLKGDVPLSYIVDQGNRTAWITEKVNLAKSQFMDGINLDIEQAVEEGSPEYHALTDLVKETTETFHREIPGSQVSFDVAWSPKCIDKRCYDYVTIANSCDLLFVMSYDEQSQIMGDCIAKANAPLTQTLNAYDQYLNLKIDPKKLVMGVPWYGYDYPCLNFSQEGICSIAKVPFRGAPCSDAAGKQKPYKWIMKQVESSLSGRMWDSKQQAPYFNYKDQHGHIHQVWYDDPQSICPKADSVKSKGLRGIGMWNSNILDYSSETVAKQQTAMMWNALLGC; translated from the exons ATGTCGTGGCTTCTCGTGTTCGTGTCGACCGCACTCGGTGTCTGTGGCGCAAACGTGTGTCCGTGCGAGAGTCCGGAGCTCTGTCAGCAGATCCGTGAGGAGCGAGACTTCGAG gtgtttttgtttgacgTGGGTGGAAAGACATGGAAGTTCTACAACTGGAGCATGGTGACGACAGTGGCgacatttggaaaatatgaTGCTGAACTCATGTGTTATGCTCACTCCGAAGGAGCTCGGGTAGTCCTCAAAG GTGACGTCCCGCTCTCCTACATCGTGGACCAAGGTAACAGGACCGCGTGGATAACAGAGAAGGTCAACTTGGCCAAAAGTCAGTTTATGGATGGAATCAACCTGGACATTGAACAAGCGGTAGAAGAGGGTTCGCCCGAGTACCACGCTTTGACAGACCTGGTCAAGGAAACCACTGAGACGTTCCATAGGGAGATCCCAGGATCACAG GTATCATTTGATGTTGCCTGGTCCCCAAAATGTATCGACAAACGCTGTTATGATTATGTCACCATCGCCAATTCCTGCGACCTGCTGTTCGTCATGTCCTATGATGAGCAGAGTCAAATCATGGGCGACTGTATTGCAAAGGCAAACGCTCCGCTCACTCAAACACtgaatg CCTATGACCAGTATCTGAATCTGAAGATCGATCCAAAGAAGCTAGTGATGGGAGTTCCGTGGTACGGCTATGACTACCCATGCCTCAACTTTTCCCAG GAGGGAATATGCTCTATAGCCAAAGTTCCTTTCCGTGGAGCTCCCTGCAGTGACGCAGCTGGAAAACAGAAACCATACAAGTGGATCATGAAGCAGGTTGAGAGCTCGTTGTCTGGCAGGATGTGGGACAGCAAGCAGCAGGCTCCTTACTTTAATTACAAG gACCAGCACGGACATATTCATCAGGTTTGGTATGATGACCCACAAAGTATTTGTCCCAAGGCTGATTCTGTGAAATCTAAAGGTTTGAGGGGCATTGGCATGTGGAATTCCAACATCTTGGACTACAGCAGTGAAACGGTTGCCAAGCAGCAGACCGCGATGATGTGGAATGCTCTGTTAGGATGCTAG
- the spata1 gene encoding spermatogenesis-associated protein 1 produces MELSCESVRYTEDRRPASCKFVELHVLCVPDDQWDAKLNKVPAEAIESFISAGFIRVYPDVTLKSLRSELGALLGTERSINKFSFLKCVGRSLALVKSKQERDLKVKTFAPPYAPQPELYLLPTVESGSSVCSQSLTPDTRSSSPDHPTCYHPPKTCSLPTRTKQPVKSPLIPQCSHQPPPTPSLEEEEDEEEEQSYSSSEGDGENVEEPLSSNKLECPEQCCPRKTQNPQAPQPASLSKVLQRRDSDSALEKKQHHRKVARDSGVAESLEDRDSSFSLTDRLGKSKDAHTLKSTRGVMESPAVSSRHVRCTSPPPGQDLALVAHKTAAPRVFQTNREELIEEIKLVREERKQLEWTRQELLRKGKDLLAQNRHRRNQARDSWKKKYFETKKATAPLEDNLRRLRQELETFYNKLLHQLQARDNRGKPRRQGRSSIKNELIIQIMTESHEIDNLKRNVEDAKMKLVTEIKLRKQAATELRALKAELAQKKSQSSHLGPSASLGFGNTTRDRPQVQNTSM; encoded by the exons ATGGAGTTGTCTTGTGAGTCCGTGAGATATACGGAGGACAGGAGACCGGCCAGCTGCAAG TTCGTGGAGCTCCACGTGCTGTGTGTGCCAGACGACCAGTGGGACGCCAAGCTCAACAAAGTTCCAGCTGAAGCCATAGAGAGCTTCATATCTGCAGGCTTCATCAG GGTTTATCCAGATGTCACCCTGAAAAGTCTGAGGAGCGAGCTGGGAGCTCTGCTTGGCACAGAGAGGAGCATCAACAAATTCTCCTTCCTGAAATGTGTGGGCCGCAGTCTGGCACTG GTTAAAAGCAAACAGGAGAGGGATctcaaagtgaaaacatttgctCCACCGTAT GCCCCGCAGCCGGAGCTTTACCTGCTGCCCACTGTGGAGAGCGGCAGCAGTGTTTGCTCCCAGTCTCTCACCCCAGACACTCGCAGCAGCTCCCCAGACCACCCGACCTGTTACCACCCTCCCAAGACATGCAGCCTGCCAACGAGGACAAAGCAGCCTGTAAAATCCCCCCTCATCCCCCAGTGTTCCCATCAGCCACCTCCCACCCCCAGCctagaagaggaggaggatgaagaggaggaacaaagCTACAGTTCttcagagggagacggagaaaaTGTGGAGGAACCTCTCTCCTCCAACAAGCTTGAGTGTCCAGAGCAGTGTTGTCCAAGGAAGACTCAGAATCCACAGGCACCACAGCCTGCTTCACTGAGTAAAG TCTTACAGCGACGTGATTCAGACTCGGCCCTGGAGAAGAAACAGCACCACAGAAAAGTGGCCAGAGATTCGGGAGTAGCAGAGTCTCTGGAGGACAGGGATTCCAGCTTCTCCCTCACAGACAG gcTTGGCAAATCTAAAGATGCACATACGCTCAAATCAACAAGGGGG GTGATGGAAAGTCCAGCTGTGTCGTCTCGGCATGTTCGGTGTACCTCTCCACCTCCAGGTCAAGACTTGGCCTTGGTCGCCCATAAAACCGCTGCTCCGCGAGTCTTTCAGACAAACA GAGAGGAACTGATCGAGGAGATCAAGctggtgagggaggagagaaagcagcTGGAGTGGACGAGGCAGGAGCTGCTAAGAAAGGGGAAAGATTTACTGGCCCAAAATAGACACAGGAGGAACCAAG CACGCGACAgctggaaaaagaaatattttgaaaCGAAGAAGGCCACAGCTCCGTTGGAGGACAACCTGAGAAGATTACGACAAGAGTTGGAGACATTTTACAACAAACTCTTGCATCAGCTCCAGGCCAGAGATAACAGAGGGAAGCCAAGACGACAAGGCAGATCCTCCATCAAG aATGAGCTCATCATTCAGATTATGACAGAGAGCCATGAGATTGACAACCTGAAGAGGAACGTAGAAGATGCCAAGATGAAGCTGGTGACAGAGATAAAG TTGAGGAAACAAGCTGCCACAGAGCTGAGGGCCCTGAAGGCTGAACTTGCCCAGAAGAAAAGCCAGTCGTCTCACCTCGGACCCTCGGCCTCTCTGGGCTTTGGAAACACCACACGGGACAGACCACAAGTTCAAAACACCTCCATGTAG
- the LOC118318644 gene encoding vitellogenin-2 → MRVLVLALAVALAVGHQVSLAPEFAIGKTYVYKYEATVLGGLPEEGLARAGVKVRSKVLIHAATTDTFMLKLVDPEIFEYSGIWPKDAFIPATKLTSALAAQLLTPIKFEYANGVVGKLFAPAGISTTVLNVYRGILNIFQLNIKKTKNVYELQEPGTQGVCKTHYVISEDVKADRILLSKTKDLNNCQERIMKDIGLAYTERCVECEARGQTMKGAAAFNYIMKPTATGALILEATATELIQFSLFNILNGAAQMEAKQILTFLEIEKAPVVPITAEYLYRGSLQYEFGSELLQTPIQLLRISNAEAQIVEILNHLVTFNVAKVHEDAPLKFIELIQLLRVARFETIEALWIQFKAKPDYRHWILNAVPAIGTHVALKFIKEKFLVGELTIPEAAEALLASVHMVTADLEAIKLVEGLVMNHNIQENPVLREIVLLGYGTLVAKYCAENPTCPAELVRPIHELAANAFAKGRIEELSVTFKVLGNAGHPASLKPIMKFLPGFGSAAANLPLRVHIDGVLALRNIAKREPKMIQEIAIQLFMDKALHPELRMVAAIVLFETKPPMGLVTTLADALLKETNLQVASLVYSYMKAMTRNTAPDLAPVAAACNVAVKILSPKFDRLNYRFSRALYLDAYHNPWMMGAAATAFYVNDAATVLPRAIVAKARTYLAGAYADVLEVGVRTEGLQEALLKVPQSDNADRLTKMKQVIKALSDWRAHPSSQPLASVFVKFFGQEIAFANIDKAIVDQIIELATGPALHAYGRKALDAVLSGVALHFAKPMLVAEVRRIIPTAIGLPMELSFYTAAVAAASVEFQATVTPPLPANFHGAQLLKSDINIRAAIAPSVSMHTYAVMGVNTALIQAALLSRARVHTIVPAKMEARIDMVKGNFKLQVLPVQGIDKIASAIVETFAVARNVEDLTAAKITPMIPAQAQVQLSREALSSNLASSLADDMSASSEILSDLPRKIVNKLKLPKAFEKKMCAVIETFGVKACTEIESRNAAFIRDCPLYAMIGKHAILVEVSPAAGPVIEKIEIEVHVGDKAAEKIIKVINLSEEEEILEDKNVLMKLKKILVPGLKNRTASSSSSSSSRSSSSSSSRSTSVSSKSSSSSSSRRQSKMVDVNAPITKTPKRPSYRSSSSSSSASSSRSSLQSSSRSSSSSSSSSRSSALSKQELYKMKFTKNHVHQHAVSTPRANSKSSAYSFEAIYNKAKYLANTVTPAVTVLIRAVRADHKVQGYQIAAYFDKATARLQVIFANLAENDHFRICADGVMLSYHKLMAKIAWGIECKQYQTEITAETGLVGKKPSFRLKLTWDKLPRSMQRYAKELSEYISRIAREYGLSLAKVKNVRNQLKLTVAVASETSLNVELKTPKRAIYKLGMGIPVSLPFGNTAAELEAYQDNLADRIMYMVTKAHAAECTMIKDTLITFNNKKYKNQMPHSCHQVLAQDCTPELKFIVLLKRDQTQEQNQINVKIANIDVDMYPKDNTIMVKVNGVEIPISDLPYQHPAGNIQIRLKEDGIALHAPNHGLQEVFLNLNSLKVKVVDWMRGQTCGLCGRADGEIRQEYRTPNERLTKNAASYAHSWVMSGKSCRDASECYMKLESVKLEKQIVVHGQESKCYSVEPVLRCLPGCMPVRTTTVNVGFHCVSADSNLNQADGLNSIYQKSVDLEETAEAHLACHCTAQCA, encoded by the exons ATGAGGGTGCTTGTACTAGCTCTAGCTGTGGCCCTTGCAG tgGGCCATCAGGTCAGCTTGG CCCCAGAATTTGCAATTGGAAAGACCTATGTGTATAAATATGAAGCAACCGTTTTGGGTGGCCTACCTGAGGAGGGTCTGGCAAGGGCCGGAGTAAAAGTCAGGAGCAAAGTTTTGATCCATGCAGCCACCACTGACACCTTCATGCTGAAG CTTGTAGACCCTGAAATCTTTGAGTACAGTGGCATCTGGCCCAAAGATGCTTTTATCCCAGCCACCAAACTCACCTCAGCCCTGGCTGCTCAGCTCTTGACACCCATCAAGTTTGAGTATGCTAATGGGGTTGTCGGTAAATTGTTTGCACCGGCCGGCATCTCCACCACTGTACTGAATGTCTACAGGGGAATCCTTAATATCTTCCAGCTGAACATCAAGAAGACTAAAAACGTCTATGAGCTGCAAGAG CCTGGAACTCAGGGTGTGTGCAAGACCCATTACGTCATCAGTGAGGATGTTAAGGCTGATCGTATTCTTCTGAGCAAGACCAAGGACCTGAACAATTGTCAGGAGAGAATCATGAAGGATATTGGCCTGGCTTACACTGAGAGATGCGTTGAGTGTGAGGCT AGAGGACAGACCATGAAGGGAGCCGCTGCCTTTAACTACATCATGAAGCCAACTGCCACAGGAGCTTTGATCTTGGAGGCAACTGCAACAGAGCTGATTCAGTTCTCTCTTTTCAACATCTTGAATGGTGCTGCCCAGATGGAGGctaa GCAAATCCTCACCTTCCTGGAGATTGAGAAGGCCCCAGTGGTGCCCATCACAGCTGAATATCTTTACCGTGGATCCCTGCAGTATGAGTTTGGCAGCGAGCTTCTCCAGACACCCATTCAGCTTCTGAGGATCAGCAATGCTGAAGCTCAG ATTGTTGAGATTCTGAACCACTTGGTGACCTTCAATGTGGCCAAGGTCCACGAAGATGCCCCTCTGAAGTTTATTGAGCTCATCCAGCTGCTGCGTGTGGCCAGATTTGAGACTATTGAGGCTCTCTGGATTCAGTTCAAAGCTAAACCCGATTATAG GCACTGGATCCTGAATGCTGTTCCTGCCATTGGTACTCATGTTGCACTGAAGTTCATCAAGGAGAAGTTCCTGGTTGGTGAGCTGACTATTCCGGAAGCTGCTGAAGCTCTGCTGGCATCTGTGCACATGGTGACAGCCGACCTGGAAGCCATCAAGCTTGTTGAG GGCCTGGTTATGAACCACAACATCCAAGAAAACCCAGTCTTGCGCGAGATCGTCTTGCTGGGCTATGGCACTCTGGTTGCCAAGTATTGTGCAGAGAATCCAACTTGCCCAGCTGAGCTTGTGAGG CCCATCCATGAACTTGCTGCTAACGCTTTTGCCAAAGGTAGAATTGAGGAGCTCAGTGTCACTTTTAAAGTTCTGGGTAATGCTGGACATCCTGCTAGCCTTAAACCAATCATGAAGTTCCTGCCTGGCTTTGGAAGTGCTGCTGCTAATCTGCCACTCAGAGTTCACATTGATGGTGTTCTGGCCCTGAGGAACATTGCAAAGAGAGAGCCCAAGATG ATCCAAGAAATTGCCATCCAGCTGTTCATGGATAAGGCTCTCCACCCAGAGCTCCGTATGGTTGCTGCTATTGTGTTGTTTGAGACCAAGCCGCCCATGGGTCTGGTGACCACTCTTGCTGATGCCCTCTTGAAAGAAACAAATCTGCAAGTCGCTAGCCTTGTTTACTCTTACATGAAGGCCATGACGAGGAACACCGCCCCTGACCTTGCACCTGT TGCTGCAGCCTGCAATGTTGCTGTGAAGATCCTCAGCCCCAAATTTGACAGACTAAACTACCGCTTCAGCAGAGCTCTCTATTTGGATGCTTATCACA ACCCCTGGATGATGggtgctgctgccactgccttCTATGTTAACGATGCTGCAACTGTTTTGCCAAGAGCCATTGTAGCCAAAGCTCGCACCTACCTGGCTGGAGCTTATGCGGATGTTCTTGAG gtTGGAGTAAGAACTGAGGGACTCCAGGAGGCACTTCTGAAAGTCCCGCAGTCTGACAATGCTGACAGGCTCACCAAGATGAAACAAGTTATAAAGGCT CTTTCTGATTGGAGGGCTCATCCTTCTAGCCAGCCCCTGGCCTCTGTGTTTGTCAAATTCTTTGGACAGGAAATTGCCTTTGCCAACATTGACAAAGCTATTGTTGACCAGATTATTGAG ctggCAACCGGACCTGCACTTCACGCTTATGGCAGGAAGGCTTTGGATGCCGTGCTGTCTGGCGTTGCACTGCATTTTGCTAAACCAATGCTTGTTGCTGAGGTCCGTCGCATCATTCCCACCGCTATTGGTCTGCCAATGGAGCTGAGTTTCTAtactgctgctgtggctgctgcatCTGTTGAAT TCCAAGCTACTGTAACACCACCCCTGCCTGCGAATTTCCATGGTGCCCAGCTCCTGAAGTCTGACATCAACATCAGGGCTGCAATTGCTCCAAG CGTTTCCATGCACACTTATGCAGTTATGGGTGTGAATACTGCTCTTATCCAAGCTGCCCTGCTGTCAAGAGCCAGAGTTCACACAATTGTTCCTGCAAAGATGGAAGCAAGAATTGACATGGTCAAGGGCAACTTCAAGCTTCAGGTCCTGCCTGTTCAGGGCATCGACAAGATCGCATCTGCAAT TGTTGAGACTTTTGCTGTTGCAAGAAATGTGGAAGACCTCACCGCTGCCAAAATCACACCAATGATTCCAGCTCAAGCTCAAGTACAGCTGTCCAGAGAGGCCCTCTCCTCAAACCTTGCATCCTCACTGGCTGATGACATG tcaGCATCATCTGAAATCCTTTCCGACCTGCCAAGAAAAATTGTCAACAAACTGAAATTGCCCAAGGCCTTTGAGAAGAAAATGTGTGCTGTAATTGAAACCTTTGGAGTAAAGGCATGCACTGAGATTGAATCTCGCAATGCTGCCTTCATCAGAGACTGTCCACTCTATGCCATGATTGGAAAACATGCTATCTTGGTTGAGGTGTCTCCAG CTGCTGGACCAGTCATCGAGAAGATTGAAATCGAGGTTCATGTTGGAGATAAAGCAGCAGAAAAGATCATCAAAGTGATAAATCTgagcgaggaagaggaaatTCTTGAGGACAAGAATGTCTTGATGAAACTTAAGAAAATCTTGGTGCCTGGTCTAAAGAACAGAACTGCatcgtcctccagctccagcagctctcgcagctcttcctccagcagctcccgtTCAACCTCTGTATCATCCAaatcttcctccagctcctcttctcGCCGCCAGAGCAAAATGGTTGATGTTAATGCCCCCATCACCAAGACACCAAAGAGACCAAGCTAccgctccagcagctcctccagcagcgcTTCGAGCAGCCGTTCATCGCTCCAGTCCAGCAGCCGCTCtagcagctccagctccagctcctcaaGGTCCAGCGCCCTGTCCAAG CAAGAACTGTATAAGATGAAGTTTACCAAGAACCATGTCCACCAG CATGCCGTCTCGACACCCCGTGCCAACAGCAAGAGCAGTGCCTACAGCTTTGAAGCTATTTACAATAAG GCCAAATACCTCGCTAACACTGTTACTCCCGCTGTGACTGTTCTCATACGTGCTGTGAGAGCTGACCACAAGGTTCAGGGATACCAGATTGCAGCTTACTTTGACAAAGCCACTGCCAGACTGCAGGTCATTTTTGCCAACCTAGCTGAGAACGACCACTTTAGAATATGTGCTGATGGTGTGATGCTGAGCTACCACAAactgatg GCCAAGATTGCCTGGGGAATTGAATGCAAGCAATACCAGACCGAGATCACAGCTGAAACTGGTCTTGTGGGCAAAAAGCCATCATTCCGCCTGAAGCTGACCTGGGACAAACTTCCAAGGAGCATGCAGCGCTATGCAAAGGA ACTCTCTGAGTACATTTCCCGTATTGCTCGGGAATACGGATTAAGCCTGGCAAAGGTCAAGAATGTCCGTAACCAGCTCAAACTGACTGTGGCTGTTGCTTCTGAGACAAGTCTGAATGTTGAGCTGAAGACACCAAAG AGGGCCATTTACAAACTTGGAATGGGTATCCCTGTTTCTCTGCcatttggaaacactgctgctgaGCTGGAAGCATACCAGGACAACTTGGCTGACAGGATCATGTACATGGTCACCAAGGCTCATGCAG CTGAGTGCACCATGATCAAAGACACATTGATCACATTCAACAACAAGAAATACAAGAACCAGATGCCCCACTCTTGCCACCAGGTTTTGGCTCAGGATTGCACCCCAGAACTCAAATTCATAGTTCTGCTGAAGAGGGACCAAACACAGGAACAGAACCAGATCAATGTGAAGATTGCAAACAT TGATGTCGACATGTATCCAAAGGACAACACTATCATGGTGAAGGTTAATGGAGTAGAAATCCCCATCAGCGACCTGCCTTATCAACATCCCGCAG gCAATATTCAGATCAGACTTAAGGAAGATGGCATTGCTCTCCATGCTCCCAACCATGGTCTTCAGGAGGTCTTCCTGAACCTGAACTCACTGAAG GTCAAAGTTGTGGACTGGATGAGAGGACAGACTTGTGGACTGTGCGGAAGGGCCGACGGGGAAATCAGACAAGAGTACCGCACACCCAACGAGCGCTTGACCAAGAATGCTGCCAGTTATGCTCATTCCTGGGTTATGTCTGGAAAGAGCTGTCGTGATGCCTCTG AGTGTTACATGAAGCTTGAATCTGTGAAGCTGGAGAAGCAGATTGTCGTACATGGTCAGGAGTCCAAATGCTACTCTGTGGAGCCTGTCCTGCGCTGTCTGCCTGGCTGCATGCCAGTGAGGACCACCACTGTCAATGTTGGCTTCCACTGCGTCTCTGCTG ATTCCAACCTGAACCAAGCTGATGGTCTGAACAGCATCTATCAGAAGAGCGTCGACCTAGAGGAAACAGCAGAAGCTCACCTCGCCTGTCACTGCACCGCTCAGTGCGCTTAA
- the LOC118318207 gene encoding guanine nucleotide-binding protein G(I)/G(S)/G(O) subunit gamma-5, which yields MSGSSNIVTMKKIVQQLRLEAGINRVKVSQAAADLQQFCLQNAQQDPLLTGMSSSNNPFRPQKVCSFL from the exons ATGTCCGGATCCTCCAACATCGTCACGATGAAGAAGATCGTCCAGCAGTTGCGCCTTGAAGCCGGCATTAACAGAGTGAAG GTGTCCCAGGCCGCCGCGGACCTGCAGCAGTTCTGCCTGCAGAACGCCCAGCAGGACCCTCTGCTCACCGGCATGTCGTCCAGCAACAACCCGTTCAGACCACAGAAGGTCTGCTCCTTCCTATAG